The genomic region GCATCATGGGCAACAGCACTGCGCGTTTCTTCGAACCCTATTCGCACGATAGGGATAACAGGGGAAAATGGCGCCCTCTGATGGTGGATGAGAAAGGCAATTTTGTGGAAGGCAAGTTTTTGAAGTATATGCTGGATGCCGACAAAGCGGGACTCCAGCTTACGGTCCACGCAATCGGCGATGAAGCGAATCACTTGCTGTTAACCTATCTGGAAAATTTAGACAAGCAAAATGGAAAACGAGAACGTCGTTTCCGTCTGGTTCATGCTCAAGTTATCGCTCCGCCCGATTTTTCACGTTTAGGAAAACTCAATGTCGTTGCTGAAGTCCAGCCGTTTCACTTGAGTGACGATATGCGGTGGATGGAAGAAAGAATCGGCCGTGAACGATGCAAGGGCGCTTACGCTTTCAAAAGCATTATGGATAGTGGAGCAATTCTATCGTTCGGAACTGATTGGCCCGGAACTTCTGCCGCAGAATACCCGATCAATCCTATGTTCGGCCTATACGCGGCAGTCACGCGAAAAACAATTTCGGGCTTGCCTGCAAAAGGCTGGTTTCCGTTAGAAAGAATCACAATTCAAGATGCGATCAAAGCCTACACATACAACACGGCCTATGCGAGTTTTGAAGAGAACATCAAGGGATCGATTACACCCGGGAAACTGGCTGATGTTAGCGTACTCTCCGCGAATCTGCTAAAGATTCCTCCCGAAGAAATCCTTAGAACAAAAGTGTTGCACACAATAGTTGGAGGCAAACTCGTATTCTCGCTCAAAAAGAATGGTGACTAAAGTGGTTCTCCATCAGCGAGCGGATTTCTTAAGATTCAAGCTGATTGATGATGCGATTGAGCTCTACGAGGAATGATTCTGCGTTTTCGAAGCGATTCGTTTTGTTTTTCTCGGTCAGCTTTTGAACAAGCCGAAATATGGAATCCGGAAGGTTTGATTCCGGAGGGAAAGGCGGCAGTGATTTGCTGCGATGCATATCCAGAACCACAAGAGGATCATCGCTGTAAAACGGAAGGTTGCCTGCCAGGCAACGATAAAGGATGATTCCCAGACTGTATAGGTCGGACTGTTGATCGACTTCGGCAGGATTCCTGGATTCCGGCGCGCCATAGGAAGGTGTTCCCAGAAAGGTTCCGGAAGTAGTCAGCCCGGGGGAATCCATGAGATGAGCGATTCCGTAGTCGAGCACTTTCAATCCACCACGATCCAGGATCATAATGTTTTCCGGCTTCAGATCACGGTGCACAATTCCTTTGAATCGGGCGTAGTCAAGAGCCAGCGCAACATCGCGTGCGATCTCCAGAGAATTACGAACGGTAAGATGGCCCTCCCTGCGCAATTTCTTTTCCAACGTTTCGCCTTCCAGTAGTTCCATCGCAATAAAAGGTTTGTCTTCTACTTTGCTCGCTTCCAGAATCCGGATGATGTTCGGATGATGCAGAGTTGAACCAAGAGAACCTTCGCGCACAAAACGCTGAACGAACTGCGGATCATCCAGCAGGTGATCATGTGGCATTTTTAGTGCCACGGGAAGTCCGTCGCGTGTGCGTTTCGCAAGAAAAGTCGTCCCCATTCCGCCGTGGCCGAGTACACCCATCAACTGGAAACCTCCAAGAAAATCCGGAGTACCCTTCGGAAGTCCACGCGACTTCACCCTGATCCCCATCAACATCGCTTCACCCACAGGAAGCGCTTCAGGCGATGGGGACGCTGACTCCAGCCACAAATCATGAGTCGGGCTGTCGGTCATGGCATTCTTCGCCACCGGCTCCGGTACCGTTGGTGTCCTGCCTGACTCATCTGAAAAGGCTTTCTGTTTTCGCAGAAAAAGAAACGCAACCGCCGCAGCTGCGATCGCCAACAGTACG from bacterium harbors:
- a CDS encoding amidohydrolase; translation: MHFAAAAQFLEFNIMNVSTQEEFVRRMKTVIAELPEGEWITGGFWGAYDQWAAGSAGGERRKMFTPDMRQIEEITSSYPVFIRKYDDTEFAVNRAALKSAGLDPLYPSTKGIEFLRDQNRKFTGILKGKGVLDFFKTKIPERVSHQRRLKQSKKALAEIRKFGVTGISDMSDDEQLAIYEELRKSNELTVRVHFRYLLDRWKELADRKIQIGAGDEWIRLGSLKGHIDGIMGNSTARFFEPYSHDRDNRGKWRPLMVDEKGNFVEGKFLKYMLDADKAGLQLTVHAIGDEANHLLLTYLENLDKQNGKRERRFRLVHAQVIAPPDFSRLGKLNVVAEVQPFHLSDDMRWMEERIGRERCKGAYAFKSIMDSGAILSFGTDWPGTSAAEYPINPMFGLYAAVTRKTISGLPAKGWFPLERITIQDAIKAYTYNTAYASFEENIKGSITPGKLADVSVLSANLLKIPPEEILRTKVLHTIVGGKLVFSLKKNGD
- a CDS encoding protein kinase, with translation AGKWKEARDHFLEAASLKPSPARRVRTYGLNFLLNYDPYAHLAHCEFRLGMFAEATQHLELSLKGGVTPAARLHELKEKVAAELSKKEIAQPPPSALATAQPTVEQPKVPIQATLIAESNPAGAMIKIDGEFRGATPLRITLPSGTHNIECAMQGFEPGHRTVDLKEGETQTIVLMLSPTPALRQEPSQSPQPQPQMKIQTPEKEAVTPSTASPSQEAPKEVVIAPKKKSSEPAVTVFPKESSQTMQNIIVLLAIAAAAVAFLFLRKQKAFSDESGRTPTVPEPVAKNAMTDSPTHDLWLESASPSPEALPVGEAMLMGIRVKSRGLPKGTPDFLGGFQLMGVLGHGGMGTTFLAKRTRDGLPVALKMPHDHLLDDPQFVQRFVREGSLGSTLHHPNIIRILEASKVEDKPFIAMELLEGETLEKKLRREGHLTVRNSLEIARDVALALDYARFKGIVHRDLKPENIMILDRGGLKVLDYGIAHLMDSPGLTTSGTFLGTPSYGAPESRNPAEVDQQSDLYSLGIILYRCLAGNLPFYSDDPLVVLDMHRSKSLPPFPPESNLPDSIFRLVQKLTEKNKTNRFENAESFLVELNRIINQLES